In a single window of the Prinia subflava isolate CZ2003 ecotype Zambia chromosome 3, Cam_Psub_1.2, whole genome shotgun sequence genome:
- the SPRY2 gene encoding protein sprouty homolog 2, whose translation METQHGSGSQPLLQARRDSGRPHGEPDLRDVLMQQVHVLSLDQIRAIRNTNEYTEGPTVAPRPGVKSSPRVTTQPKNERPHGLPEHRHFSRIQHTQTHASPRAPLSRSISTVSTGSRSSTRTSTSSNSSEQRLLASSSGPLADGIVRMQPKSELKSSELKPLSKEDLGAHSYRCEDCGKCKCKECTYPRTLPSCWICDKQCLCSAQNVVDYGTCVCCVKGLFYHCSNDDEDNCADNPCSCSQSHCCTRWSAMGVVSLFLPCLWCYLPAKGCLKLCQGCYDRVNRPGCRCKHSNTVCCKVPSVPPRNFEKPT comes from the coding sequence ATGGAGACTCAGCACGGCAGCGGGTCGCAGCCCTTGCTACAGGCTCGGCGTGACAGTGGGAGACCGCACGGGGAGCCCGACCTGCGGGATGTCCTGATGCAGCAGGTTCACGTCTTGTCCTTGGACCAGATCAGAGCCATCCGAAACACGAATGAGTACACAGAGGGACCTACGGTGGCTCCACGGCCGGGGGTCAAGTCTTCTCCTCGGGTAACAACCCAACCCAAAAATGAAAGGCCCCATGGCTTGCCTGAGCATCGTCATTTTAGCCGGATCCAGCACACGCAAACGCACGCGTCTCCTCGAGCCCCTCTGTCGCGATCCATCAGCACAGTCAGCACAGGTTCACGGAGCAGTACGAGGACAAGTACGAGCAGTAATTCGTCAGAACAAAGACTTCTAGCATCATCCTCGGGGCCGCTTGCTGATGGGATAGTCCGAATGCAGCCCAAGTCTGAGCTCAAGTCGAGTGAGCTGAAGCCACTGAGCAAAGAAGACTTGGGAGCACACAGCTACAGGTGTGAGGACTGTGGAAAGTGTAAGTGTAAGGAATGCACTTATCCAAGgaccctcccctcctgctggaTCTGTGACAAGCAGTGTCTTTGCTCAGCCCAGAACGTAGTTGATTACGGGACTTGCGTTTGCTGTGTAAAGGGCCTCTTCTATCACTGCTCTAATGACGACGAGGACAACTGTGCTGACaacccctgctcctgcagtcaGTCACATTGCTGCACTAGGTGGTCTGCCATGGGTGTAGTGTCCCTCTTTCTGCCTTGCTTGTGGTGTTACCTACCAGCCAAGGGTTGCCTTAAGTTGTGCCAGGGCTGTTACGACCGGGTAAATCGGCCTGGGTGCCGCTGTAAACACTCCAACACCGTTTGCTGCAAAGTTCCCAGCGTACCCCCCAGGAACTTTGAAAAGCCAACATAG